Sequence from the Macaca fascicularis isolate 582-1 chromosome 16, T2T-MFA8v1.1 genome:
CCCCTCACTCCCAGCGCgagtggcggcggcggcggctgcggcggAGCCTTCGGGGGCGAGCGCGCGTGTGTGTGAGTGCGCGCCGGCCAGCGTGAGTGTGTGCGCCCGGGGCGCGGGCAGGGCAGCACTCCGAGCGCGGCGGGAGCGGCGGGAGCCGGGCGGCCGCGTAGTCACTCGGGCGAgagaggcggcggcggcggcggggccggggccggggctggGGCAGCGGCGGCCGCGCCGGGCATGGAGCTGGCAAGCCCGCGCTGAGGCGGGACGCGCCTGCTAGCAGCGAGCGAGAGGCTCTCCGGCGACCGGCGCGCGGGCTCCCTGGCGGGGCCAGgcaaacttttctttctcttttgccccCTCCAGAGGTAAAGTCCCCAACGCGGACTTTCCAGTGGGGACGCGATCAGGGGGCATCTGAGAGGGACCCCGGGCTGCGAGAGGAAGGGACGCGGGCCGTCCGGAGTCGGGGTCCCCCAGCTCTCCTGCTCCCGAAACTTGGGGTGCGAGGCGGGCTGGCTGCGGACGGTGAGATCGGCTCAGGCATGCCCCTCGGGCGGCGTGGAGGCGGCGGTGGCGGGGAAGCAGAGCGTTCTCCCGCCGGGCGGGGAAGAAGGGGCGCGAGCGGTGCGGGCTTGGAGGGCCCCGGCTTCGCCGCCCGCGGGACTTTGTGGGAGAGAGGCGGGCAGTCGGCTGCGGGGTGGGTGCCCAGGAAGCCGGGCGTTCGGCCGCATCCCCGCTCGCCACCCCGCCGAGAACTAGAGGGCGCGGGGCCGGCTGGCTGAGCGCAGCTCTCTTCTCTCCGCAGGCGCCTTCTGCGGCAGGCGGACCGATCCTCGGCGCGGCAGGGCCGGGGCAAGCTGGACGCAGCATGATGCGCGCAGTGTGGGAGGCGCTGGCGGCGCTGGCGGCGGTGTCGTGCCTGGTGGGCGCGGTGCGCGGCGGGCCCGGGCTCAGCATGTTCGCGGGCCAGGCGGCGCAGCCCGACCCCTGCTCGGACGAGAACGGCCACCCGCGCCGCTGCATCCCGGACTTTGTCAATGCGGCCTTCGGCAAGGACGTGCGCGTGTCCAGCACCTGCGGCCGGCCCCCGGCGCGCTACTGCGTGGTGAGCGAGCGCGGCGAGGAGCGACTGCGCTCGTGCCACCTCTGCAACGCGTCCGACCCCAAGAAGGCGCACCCACCCGCCTACCTCACCGACCTCAACAACCCGCACAACCTGACGTGCTGGCAGTCCGAGAACTACCTGCAGTTCCCGCACAACGTCACGCTCACACTGTCCCTCGGCAAGAAGTTCGAAGTGACCTACGTGAGCCTGCAGTTCTGCTCGCCGCGGCCCGAGTCCATGGCCATCTACAAGTCCATGGACTACGGGCGCACGTGGGTGCCCTTCCAGTTCTACTCCACGCAGTGCCGCAAGATGTACAACCGGCCGCACCGCGCGCCCATCACCAAGCAGAATGAGCAGGAGGCCGTGTGCACCGACTCGCACACCGACATGCGCCCGCTCTCGGGCGGCCTCATCGCCTTCAGCACGCTGGACGGGCGGCCCTCGGCGCACGACTTCGACAACTCGCCCGTGCTGCAGGACTGGGTCACGGCCACCGACATTCGCGTGGCCTTCAGCCGCCTGCACACGTTCGGCGATGAGAACGAGGACGACTCGGAGCTGGCGCGCGACTCGTACTTCTACGCGGTGTCCGACCTGCAGGTGGGCGGCCGGTGCAAGTGCAACGGCCACGCGGCCCGCTGCGTGCGCGACCGCGACGACAGCCTGGTGTGCGACTGCAGGCACAACACGGCCGGCCCGGAATGCGACCGCTGTAAGCCCTTCCACTACGACCGGCCCTGGCAGCGCGCCACGGCCCGCGAAGCCAACGAGTGCGTGGGTGAGTGGGGTGCGGCGGCGGAGCCGGCGGCGGGTGGGGGCGCGGGCAGGAGGTGCTGGGCCTCGCAGCGGCGGGTTCTTAGGAGCGCGGGTCGTGGGAACTGGGGGAGGCGCGTTCGCGGATGCCCGGGACCCGGGAGGGCTGAAAGCAGGTTCACTCGCTCGCGTGGCCCTCGTGGTGGACGCCCGAATTTGGGCCCAGTGCTCTCTGCGAAGCCAAGAAGCAGCAGGAGAAATGTTCCCGGGAGGGGGTTTGGCAGAACATTTGCAGACAGGTCTCCGCTGACC
This genomic interval carries:
- the NTN1 gene encoding netrin-1 produces the protein MMRAVWEALAALAAVSCLVGAVRGGPGLSMFAGQAAQPDPCSDENGHPRRCIPDFVNAAFGKDVRVSSTCGRPPARYCVVSERGEERLRSCHLCNASDPKKAHPPAYLTDLNNPHNLTCWQSENYLQFPHNVTLTLSLGKKFEVTYVSLQFCSPRPESMAIYKSMDYGRTWVPFQFYSTQCRKMYNRPHRAPITKQNEQEAVCTDSHTDMRPLSGGLIAFSTLDGRPSAHDFDNSPVLQDWVTATDIRVAFSRLHTFGDENEDDSELARDSYFYAVSDLQVGGRCKCNGHAARCVRDRDDSLVCDCRHNTAGPECDRCKPFHYDRPWQRATAREANECVACNCNLHARRCRFNMELYKLSGRKSGGVCLNCRHNTAGRHCHYCKEGYYRDMGKPISHRKACKACDCHPVGAAGKTCNQTTGQCPCKDGVTGITCNRCAKGYQQSRSPIAPCIKIPVAPPTTTASSVEEPEDCDSYCKASKGKLKINMKKYCKKDYAVQIHILKADKAGDWWKFTVNIISVYKQGTSRIRRGDQSLWIRSRDIACKCPKIKPLKKYLLLGNAEDSPDQSGIVADKSSLVIQWRDTWARRLRKFQQREKKGKCKKA